One Mesoaciditoga lauensis cd-1655R = DSM 25116 DNA window includes the following coding sequences:
- a CDS encoding methylenetetrahydrofolate reductase, with amino-acid sequence MKIRDILKEENKTFLSLEFVPPERGGSIDNIIRVMDTLMSFSPSFINITNHPPITHYVEMENGIAKMRLSKRPGTIGLAVAMKYRYPSVEVIPHIVCKGLSKYQLEDLLIELNYLGVENLFVIRGDAGVSDGNERPKDEWKYAKDLVKQISNMNKGVYLYPVDNAVPTNFCVGVAGYPEKHYESLNFEEDIQHLKEKIESGADFVITQMFFDLDVYKRFVDAAREANIDIPIIPGIKPVVSLRSLRNIPKRFFVNIPSELVKSMQEAKTPKEEWMAGIRYMSKLVERLLDYGVPGIHVFTMGHGKSTKDLLKAVFGRQRVTGQFL; translated from the coding sequence ATGAAGATAAGAGATATTTTGAAAGAAGAGAATAAAACTTTTCTTTCGCTGGAATTCGTTCCGCCAGAACGCGGAGGCTCAATTGATAATATCATAAGAGTTATGGACACTCTTATGTCGTTTTCGCCAAGTTTCATAAACATAACCAATCATCCTCCGATAACGCATTATGTGGAGATGGAAAACGGAATTGCGAAAATGCGATTAAGTAAGAGACCTGGAACGATTGGCTTGGCGGTGGCCATGAAATATCGATACCCATCCGTAGAGGTAATTCCTCACATCGTGTGCAAAGGCCTGAGCAAGTACCAATTAGAAGATCTTTTGATAGAATTGAACTACCTTGGTGTTGAAAATCTTTTCGTTATCAGGGGAGATGCAGGCGTATCAGATGGAAATGAAAGGCCTAAGGATGAATGGAAATACGCAAAAGATCTCGTCAAGCAGATTTCTAACATGAACAAAGGAGTGTATCTTTATCCTGTTGACAACGCAGTTCCAACCAATTTTTGCGTGGGAGTCGCCGGATATCCAGAGAAGCATTACGAGTCCTTGAATTTTGAAGAAGACATTCAACACCTAAAGGAAAAGATAGAATCCGGAGCGGATTTTGTCATAACCCAGATGTTTTTTGATCTTGATGTTTACAAAAGGTTTGTCGATGCCGCGCGCGAGGCTAACATAGATATACCCATAATTCCTGGAATCAAGCCGGTTGTTAGCCTTCGTTCGCTGCGAAACATACCCAAAAGGTTCTTTGTAAACATCCCCTCAGAATTGGTAAAATCAATGCAGGAAGCGAAGACTCCAAAAGAAGAATGGATGGCGGGAATCCGTTACATGTCGAAGCTTGTTGAAAGATTATTGGATTATGGCGTTCCGGGTATTCATGTGTTCACAATGGGACATGGAAAATCAACCAAAGATCTTCTGAAAGCCGTTTTTGGAAGGCAAAGAGTGACAGGACAATTCTTATGA